The proteins below come from a single Triticum aestivum cultivar Chinese Spring chromosome 5D, IWGSC CS RefSeq v2.1, whole genome shotgun sequence genomic window:
- the LOC123119111 gene encoding CSC1-like protein RXW8 isoform X1 encodes MKISALMTSAGINIGICVLLWSLYSVLRKQPAFVRVYFGRRIAEENRLLREAFILERFVPSTGWIVKALQCTEEELLAAAGLDAVAFNRMLVFSIRIFSLAAILCLFGILPVHYFGRKMHRLEISSEQLHMFTVGNVEVQSRWLWVHSIVLYIISGVACFLLYVEYRHIARLRLIHLKRATVNPGQFTVLVRGIPKTTNESCSTDVDDFFTKYHPSSYLFHQVVYKAGKVQKIITGAKKACGMSDPSTDTTLDQSCEAITYPCSLCGASSDSFRLLPTAEVAKNIDNEFWNCLQECAAAFVFFKTRYGALVASEALQTSNPTNWVTDLAPEPDDVYWSNIWLPYKQLWIRRIATVLGSLVFLVSFLLPVAFIQGLSRLDQLQKKLPFLDGLLKKPYMSQIITGYLPSVILLLFLYTVSPIMIRFSTMEGPTSHSERKKSACSKVLYFYIWNVFFVSLASGAVISQLSPSSSTKDIAVRLAHVIPEQTTFFITYVLTSGWASLSSELMQLFGLIYNFIIKYVLRMKEDIAFVPTFPYHTEIPKVMLFGLLGFSCSVLAPLILPFLLVYFFLGYVVYRNQLLNVYRMRYDSGGLYWPIVHNTVIFSLVLTQVICFGVFGLKESPVAAGFTIPPIFFILSFNQYCRTRFLPLFKTFPSQDLIDLDREDERSGRMEHIHHRLRSAYRQFPGNEDIKLEKIVTVGNDEDQDEGPSSGEPNGEETCEEQEPSRRDLSHPTLKGLPVSRLRDSVRSIAFLWTAEKRSGDSALISASIN; translated from the exons ATGAAGATCAGCGCGCTCATGACCTCTGCTGGCATCAATATTGGGATCTGCGTGCTCTTGTGGTCGCTCTATTCCGTTCTCAGAAAGCAGCCAGCATTTGTAAGGGTCTACTTCGGCCGGAGGATCGCCGAGGAGAATAGACTGCTCCGAGAGGCCTTCATCTTGGAGAGGTTTGTTCCATCCACTGGCTGGATCGTCAAGGCCCTGCAGTGTACCGAGGAAGAGCTATTGGCAGCTGCTGGGCTGGATGCTGTTGCTTTCAATAGAATGCTAGTATTCAG CATACGCATCTTTTCCCTAGCTGCCATCCTGTGTCTTTTTGGAATTCTTCCAGTGCATTATTTTGGACGAAAGATGCATCGCCTTGAGATTTCTTCAGAACAATTGCATATGTTCACAGTTGGTAATGTGGAAGTGCAATCAAGATG GCTTTGGGTTCATTCTATAGTCCTCTACATAATATCTGGAGTAGCTTGCTTTCTCCTATATGTT GAGTATAGGCACATCGCTAGGCTGAGGCTCATTCACCTTAAACGTGCAACAGTAAATCCAGGCCAATTTACTGTGCTTGTTCGCGGAATACCAAAGACAACAAACGAATCGTGCAGTACTGACGTCGATGATTTCTTCACCAAGTATCATCCATCAAGTTACCTATTCCATCAAGTTGTTTACAAGGCTGGGAAAGTTCAGAAGATAATC ACTGGCGCGAAGAAGGCATGTGGAATGTCGGACCCTTCCACAGACACAACTCTAGATCAGAGCTGTGAGGCAATTACATACCCGTGTTCTCTTTGTGGAGCCTCTTCGGATTCCTTCCGGTTGTTACCGACTGCCGAAGTTGCAAAGAACATAGATAACGAG TTCTGGAACTGTTTACAGGAATGTGCGGCTGcttttgtatttttcaaaactCGGTATGGAGCACTTGTTGCTTCAGAAGCACTTCAGACTTCGAACCCTACGAACTGGGTTACTGATCTAGCTCCAGAACCAGATGATGTGTATTGGTCAAACATTTGGCTTCCTTATAAGCAGCTTTGGATTCGACGGATAGCTACAGTTCTAGGTTCTCTTGTTTTTCTGGTCTCATTTCTGCTACCAGTGGCATTTATTCAAGGTCTATCCCGGCTTGATCAGTTGCAGAAGAAGCTTCCTTTCCTTGATGGGTTATTGAAGAA GCCATACATGAGCCAAATAATAACTGGATACCTTCCGAGTGTCATACTGCTATTATTCCTGTACACCGTTTCGCCAATAATGATACGGTTTTCGACAATGGAGGGGCCTACATCTCACAGTGAAAGGAAGAAGAGTGCTTGCTCTAAAGTGCTGTACTTCTACATTTGGAATGTGTTCTTTGTTAGTTTAGCATCTGGTGCTGTCATAAGCCAATTGAGCCCTTCTTCGAGCACGAAGGACATCGCTGTCCGGCTCGCTCATGTCATACCTGAGCAG ACTACGTTCTTCATCACCTATGTTCTGACTTCAGGATGGGCCAGTTTATCATCTGAACTTATGCAACTCTTTGGTCTGATCTATAACTTTATAATAAAGTATGTTCTGAGAATGAAAGAAGATATCGCGTTTGTTCCCACATTTCCTTATCACACAGAAATACCAAAAGTTATGTTGTTTGGACTATTGGGCTTCTCGTGCTCTGTACTGGCACCCTTGATCTTACCTTTTCTGCTAGTCTACTTCTTCCTGGGTTATGTTGTATACCGCAATCAG TTGCTCAATGTTTACCGCATGAGATATGACAGTGGTGGTTTGTATTGGCCAATTGTACACAACACGGTGATATTCTCTCTCGTGCTCACCCAGGTCATCTGCTTCGGTGTATTTGGCCTAAAAGAATCACCAGTAGCCGCAGGCTTCACCATACCTCCTATCTTCTTTATTCTTTCATTCAATCAGTATTGTAGAACCCGATTCCTTCCCCTGTTCAAAACTTTTCCGTCACAG GATTTAATCGACTTGGACAGGGAAGACGAAAGGTCAGGGAGAATGGAACATATTCACCACAGACTCCGTTCCGCATACCGGCAGTTCCCTGGCAATGAAGATATAAAGCTGGAGAAAATCGTGACCGTCGGGAATGACGAGGACCAAGATGAAGGCCCTAGCTCGGGCGAGCCCAACGGAGAAGAAACATGCGAGGAACAAGAACCCAGCAGAAGGGATCTGTCTCACCCAACTCTGAAAGGACTCCCTGTTAGCCGTCTGCGGGATTCCGTGAGATCCATTGCTTTCCTCTGGACTGCAGAAAAGAGGTCCGGCGATAGCGCATTGATTAGCGCGTCAATTAACTAA
- the LOC123119110 gene encoding CSC1-like protein RXW8 encodes MKISALLTSAGINIGLCVLFLSLYSVLRKQPANVRVYFGRRISEEHSRLREAFILERFVPSTGWIVKALRYTEEEVLAAAGLDAVAFNRMLVFSIRIFSLAALLCVFGILPLHYYGQNIQHLRIPYEDLDIFTIGNVEKRSRWLWVHCLVLYILSGVACILLYLEFRHIARLRLLHLKRATPNPGQFTVLVRGIPKTKKESCSSAVDDFFTKYHASSYLFHQIVYKTGKVQKIMTGAKKACRKLKNFTDTTVDQSCKAITYRCCLCGASSNSFQLLPTDEVVPSRGKVDLDDSSLNIDNEECAAAFVFFKTRYGALVASDVLQTSNPTKWVTDLAPEPNDVYWSNIWLPYKQLWIRRIATLLGSIVFMLLFLAPVTFINGLSQLDQLQKRLPFLNGILKQPHHLVQLITGYLPSVILQIFLYTVAPIMMLFSTLEGPISHSERKRSACCKVLYFLIWNVFFVNVVSGTVLKQLDFFSSPKDIPVQLAKVIPGQASFFITYVLTSGWASLSSELMQLFGLIYNFIRKYVLRMKEDTEFVPSFPYHTEVPKVLLFGLLGFTCSVLAPLILPFLLVYFFLGYVVYRNQLLNVYRTRYDTGGLYWPIIHNTVIFSLVLTQIICLGIFGLKVSPVAAGFTIPLIIFTLLFNQYCRTRLLPLFSTFPAQNLIDMDREDELSGRMEHIHHGLHTAYCQFPESEDIQLEEIRTVGNDEDGGGCSSGGSNGKGCSDEPSGKETLQEQQQPRRDLSHPTLKGLPVSRLQTAVRCVTFLIRLQKRGLS; translated from the exons ATGAAGATCAGCGCACTCCTGACCTCTGCGGGCATCAATATTGGGCTCTGCGTGCTCTTTCTGTCGCTCTATTCTGTTCTGAGGAAGCAGCCAGCCAATGTCAGGGTCTACTTCGGCCGGAGGATTTCCGAGGAGCATAGTCGGCTCCGAGAGGCTTTTATTTTGGAGAGGTTTGTTCCATCAACTGGCTGGATTGTCAAGGCCCTGAGGTATACCGAGGAAGAGGTCTTGGCAGCTGCTGGGCTGGATGCTGTCGCTTTCAATAGAATGCTAGTCTTCAG CATACGTATCTTTTCCCTAGCTGCTCTGCTGTGTGTGTTTGGAATTCTTCCACTGCATTATTATGGACAAAATATACAGCATCTTCGGATTCCTTATGAAGATCTGGATATCTTCACAATTGGAAATGTGGAAAAGCGATCAAGATG GCTTTGGGTTCATTGTCTAGTTCTCTACATACTATCTGGAGTAGCTTGCATTCTCCTATATCTT GAGTTTAGGCACATTGCTAGACTGAGGCTCCTTCACCTTAAACGTGCAACACCCAATCCAGGCCAATTTACTGTGCTTGTTCGCGGAATACCAAAGACAAAGAAAGAATCGTGCAGTAGTGCTGTTGATGATTTCTTCACCAAGTATCATGCGTCAAGTTACCTATTCCACCAAATTGTTTACAAAACTGGCAAAGTTCAGAAGATAATG ACTGGTGCGAAGAAGGCATGTAGAAAGTTGAAAAATTTCACGGACACCACTGTAGATCAGAGCTGCAAAGCAATTACATACCGGTGTTGTCTTTGTGGTGCCTCTTCAAATTCTTTCCAGTTGTTGCCCACTGATGAAGTTGTACCGAGCAGAGGAAAAGTTGACCTGGACGATTCTAGCTTGAACATAGATAATGAG GAATGTGCAGCTGCTTTTGTATTTTTCAAAACACGGTATGGAGCACTTGTCGCGTCAGACGTACTTCAGACATCAAACCCTACGAAGTGGGTTACTGATCTAGCTCCAGAACCAAATGATGTGTATTGGTCAAACATTTGGCTTCCCTATAAGCAGCTTTGGATTCGACGGATAGCGACGCTACTTGGTTCTATTGTTTTTATGCTCTTATTTCTGGCACCGGTGACATTTATAAATGGTCTATCTCAGCTTGATCAGTTGCAGAAGAGGCTTCCTTTCCTTAACGGGATATTGAAGCA GCCACACCACCTGGTCCAGCTAATAACTGGATACCTTCCGAGTGTCATACTGCAAATATTTCTATACACCGTTGCGCCAATAATGATGCTATTTTCAACACTAGAAGGGCCTATATCTCACAGCGAAAGGAAGAGGAGTGCGTGCTGTAAAGTGCTGTACTTCTTGATTTGGAATGTATTCTTTGTTAATGTGGTATCTGGCACTGTCTTAAAACAATTGGATTTCTTTTCAAGCCCGAAGGACATTCCTGTCCAGCTCGCTAAGGTTATACCTGGGCAG GCTTCCTTCTTCATCACCTATGTTCTTACTTCAGGATGGGCCAGTTTATCATCTGAACTCATGCAACTCTTTGGTCTGATCTATAACTTCATAAGGAAGTATGTTCTGAGAATGAAAGAAGATACAGAGTTTGTCCCCTCGTTCCCCTATCACACTGAAGTACCAAAAGTTTTGTTGTTTGGACTATTGGGATTCACATGCTCTGTACTGGCGCCCTTGATCTTACCTTTTCTGCTAGTCTACTTCTTCCTGGGTTATGTCGTATACCGCAATCAG CTGCTCAATGTGTACCGCACGAGATATGACACCGGTGGTTTGTATTGGCCGATTATACACAACACAGTGATATTTTCTCTCGTGCTCACCCAGATCATCTGCCTCGGCATATTTGGGCTGAAAGTATCACCAGTAGCTGCAGGCTTCACCATACCTCTCATCATCTTCACTCTTCTGTTCAATCAGTATTGCAGAACCCGGCTTCTTCCACTGTTCAGCACTTTCCCAGCACAG AATTTAATCGACATGGACAGGGAGGACGAGCTGTCAGGAAGAATGGAACATATTCACCACGGGCTCCATACCGCGTATTGCCAGTTCCCTGAATCTGAAGATATACAACTGGAGGAAATTCGGACCGTCGGGAATGATGAGGACGGCGGAGGTTGTAGCTCGGGCGGGTCCAACGGCAAAGGTTGCTCGGACGAGCCCAGCGGCAAAGAGACCCTCCAGGAACAGCAGCAGCCCAGAAGGGATCTGTCTCACCCGACACTCAAAGGGCTCCCCGTTAGCCGTCTGCAGACTGCCGTGAGATGCGTCACTTTCCTCATTCGGCTGCAGAAAAGAGGCTTGTCATGA
- the LOC123119111 gene encoding CSC1-like protein RXW8 isoform X2 — MKISALMTSAGINIGICVLLWSLYSVLRKQPAFVRVYFGRRIAEENRLLREAFILERFVPSTGWIVKALQCTEEELLAAAGLDAVAFNRMLVFSIRIFSLAAILCLFGILPVHYFGRKMHRLEISSEQLHMFTVGNVEVQSRWLWVHSIVLYIISGVACFLLYVEYRHIARLRLIHLKRATVNPGQFTVLVRGIPKTTNESCSTDVDDFFTKYHPSSYLFHQVVYKAGKVQKIITGAKKACGMSDPSTDTTLDQSCEAITYPCSLCGASSDSFRLLPTAEVAKNIDNEECAAAFVFFKTRYGALVASEALQTSNPTNWVTDLAPEPDDVYWSNIWLPYKQLWIRRIATVLGSLVFLVSFLLPVAFIQGLSRLDQLQKKLPFLDGLLKKPYMSQIITGYLPSVILLLFLYTVSPIMIRFSTMEGPTSHSERKKSACSKVLYFYIWNVFFVSLASGAVISQLSPSSSTKDIAVRLAHVIPEQTTFFITYVLTSGWASLSSELMQLFGLIYNFIIKYVLRMKEDIAFVPTFPYHTEIPKVMLFGLLGFSCSVLAPLILPFLLVYFFLGYVVYRNQLLNVYRMRYDSGGLYWPIVHNTVIFSLVLTQVICFGVFGLKESPVAAGFTIPPIFFILSFNQYCRTRFLPLFKTFPSQDLIDLDREDERSGRMEHIHHRLRSAYRQFPGNEDIKLEKIVTVGNDEDQDEGPSSGEPNGEETCEEQEPSRRDLSHPTLKGLPVSRLRDSVRSIAFLWTAEKRSGDSALISASIN; from the exons ATGAAGATCAGCGCGCTCATGACCTCTGCTGGCATCAATATTGGGATCTGCGTGCTCTTGTGGTCGCTCTATTCCGTTCTCAGAAAGCAGCCAGCATTTGTAAGGGTCTACTTCGGCCGGAGGATCGCCGAGGAGAATAGACTGCTCCGAGAGGCCTTCATCTTGGAGAGGTTTGTTCCATCCACTGGCTGGATCGTCAAGGCCCTGCAGTGTACCGAGGAAGAGCTATTGGCAGCTGCTGGGCTGGATGCTGTTGCTTTCAATAGAATGCTAGTATTCAG CATACGCATCTTTTCCCTAGCTGCCATCCTGTGTCTTTTTGGAATTCTTCCAGTGCATTATTTTGGACGAAAGATGCATCGCCTTGAGATTTCTTCAGAACAATTGCATATGTTCACAGTTGGTAATGTGGAAGTGCAATCAAGATG GCTTTGGGTTCATTCTATAGTCCTCTACATAATATCTGGAGTAGCTTGCTTTCTCCTATATGTT GAGTATAGGCACATCGCTAGGCTGAGGCTCATTCACCTTAAACGTGCAACAGTAAATCCAGGCCAATTTACTGTGCTTGTTCGCGGAATACCAAAGACAACAAACGAATCGTGCAGTACTGACGTCGATGATTTCTTCACCAAGTATCATCCATCAAGTTACCTATTCCATCAAGTTGTTTACAAGGCTGGGAAAGTTCAGAAGATAATC ACTGGCGCGAAGAAGGCATGTGGAATGTCGGACCCTTCCACAGACACAACTCTAGATCAGAGCTGTGAGGCAATTACATACCCGTGTTCTCTTTGTGGAGCCTCTTCGGATTCCTTCCGGTTGTTACCGACTGCCGAAGTTGCAAAGAACATAGATAACGAG GAATGTGCGGCTGcttttgtatttttcaaaactCGGTATGGAGCACTTGTTGCTTCAGAAGCACTTCAGACTTCGAACCCTACGAACTGGGTTACTGATCTAGCTCCAGAACCAGATGATGTGTATTGGTCAAACATTTGGCTTCCTTATAAGCAGCTTTGGATTCGACGGATAGCTACAGTTCTAGGTTCTCTTGTTTTTCTGGTCTCATTTCTGCTACCAGTGGCATTTATTCAAGGTCTATCCCGGCTTGATCAGTTGCAGAAGAAGCTTCCTTTCCTTGATGGGTTATTGAAGAA GCCATACATGAGCCAAATAATAACTGGATACCTTCCGAGTGTCATACTGCTATTATTCCTGTACACCGTTTCGCCAATAATGATACGGTTTTCGACAATGGAGGGGCCTACATCTCACAGTGAAAGGAAGAAGAGTGCTTGCTCTAAAGTGCTGTACTTCTACATTTGGAATGTGTTCTTTGTTAGTTTAGCATCTGGTGCTGTCATAAGCCAATTGAGCCCTTCTTCGAGCACGAAGGACATCGCTGTCCGGCTCGCTCATGTCATACCTGAGCAG ACTACGTTCTTCATCACCTATGTTCTGACTTCAGGATGGGCCAGTTTATCATCTGAACTTATGCAACTCTTTGGTCTGATCTATAACTTTATAATAAAGTATGTTCTGAGAATGAAAGAAGATATCGCGTTTGTTCCCACATTTCCTTATCACACAGAAATACCAAAAGTTATGTTGTTTGGACTATTGGGCTTCTCGTGCTCTGTACTGGCACCCTTGATCTTACCTTTTCTGCTAGTCTACTTCTTCCTGGGTTATGTTGTATACCGCAATCAG TTGCTCAATGTTTACCGCATGAGATATGACAGTGGTGGTTTGTATTGGCCAATTGTACACAACACGGTGATATTCTCTCTCGTGCTCACCCAGGTCATCTGCTTCGGTGTATTTGGCCTAAAAGAATCACCAGTAGCCGCAGGCTTCACCATACCTCCTATCTTCTTTATTCTTTCATTCAATCAGTATTGTAGAACCCGATTCCTTCCCCTGTTCAAAACTTTTCCGTCACAG GATTTAATCGACTTGGACAGGGAAGACGAAAGGTCAGGGAGAATGGAACATATTCACCACAGACTCCGTTCCGCATACCGGCAGTTCCCTGGCAATGAAGATATAAAGCTGGAGAAAATCGTGACCGTCGGGAATGACGAGGACCAAGATGAAGGCCCTAGCTCGGGCGAGCCCAACGGAGAAGAAACATGCGAGGAACAAGAACCCAGCAGAAGGGATCTGTCTCACCCAACTCTGAAAGGACTCCCTGTTAGCCGTCTGCGGGATTCCGTGAGATCCATTGCTTTCCTCTGGACTGCAGAAAAGAGGTCCGGCGATAGCGCATTGATTAGCGCGTCAATTAACTAA